A genomic segment from Drosophila miranda strain MSH22 chromosome 3, D.miranda_PacBio2.1, whole genome shotgun sequence encodes:
- the LOC108158830 gene encoding esterase B1 — protein MDLRVGFGDKVKLGAKVIGHKLIQYRLGTNQSTQLETKYGLLKGLQRRTVYDGEIYHAFEGIPFAQPPVGELRFRAPQPVQPWQGVRDCTYAREKPMQRNSITMSAEGSEDCLYLNVYAKRLESPKPLPVMVWIFGGGFQIGGASRDLYGPDYFMKHDVILVTFNYRVGVLGFLSLKERSLNVPGNAGLKDQVQALRWVKENIASFNGDPDNVTLMGESAGAASTHIMMQTDQTRGLFHRAIVQSGSALCAWATEPDRRWAQRLVKKLGYTGQEDDEQELLKFLQETPGSKLALHCNAIITQEEERDYEIIAFGPVIEPYVGEDCVVARPQQEQLASAWGNALPLIIGANSFEGLFSYQTTLQDALHMLSAFEALIPRQVRDVIDQDDLNEMVSRLKVAYFGDPDRGSMELFECLHILSTKNFWHDIHRTLLARSVYAPATATYLYRFDMDSPHFNHYRNLKCGRKVRGVCHADDISYMFYGILSSKLDKATPEYRTIERLIAMWTSFAITGDPNCETIAPVKWDPLRPGGPELCLNIADGLEFIPLPESKQFVVWDSFYTRESLY, from the exons ATGGATTTACGTGTGGGATTTGGTGACAAGGTTAAGCTGGGAGCAAA AGTCATCGGCCATAAGCTCATCCAATACCGGCTGGGCACGAATCAGAGCACACAGCTGGAAACGAAATACGGCCTGCTGAAGGGTCTGCAGCGGAGGACCGTCTACGACGGAGAGATCTACCATGCCTTCGAGGGCATACCCTTTGCCCAGCCGCCGGTGGGCGAGCTGCGGTTCCGCGCCCCCCAGCCCGTGCAGCCCTGGCAGGGGGTGAGGGACTGCACGTACGCGAGGGAGAAGCCCATGCAGCGCAACTCCATCACAATGTCCGCCGAGGGCTCCGAGGACTGCCTCTATCTGAATGTGTACGCCAAGAGATTGGAATCGCCGAAGCCGCTGCCCGTGATGGTCTGGATCTTCGGCGGTGGCTTTCAGATCGGTGGCGCCTCGCGGGATCTCTACGGGCCGGACTACTTCATGAAGCACGATGTCATCCTGGTGACCTTCAACTATCGCGTTGGCGTCCTGGGCTTCCTCAGTCTCAAGGAGCGCTCTCTCAATGTCCCCGGCAATGCAGGGCTCAAGGATCAGGTGCAGGCCCTGCGCTGGGTCAAGGAGAACATCGCCAGCTTCAATGGTGACCCCGACAATGTGACGCTGATGGGCGAGTCCGCGGGCGCCGCCTCCACGCACATCATGATGCAGACCGACCAGACGCGTGGCCTCTTCCATCGCGCCATTGTCCAGTCCGGGTCGGCGCTGTGCGCCTGGGCAACGGAGCCGGACAGACGGTGGGCCCAGCGCCTGGTCAAGAAACTGGGCTACACGGGCCAGGAGGACGACGAGCAGGAACTACTGAAGTTCCTGCAGGAGACGCCTGGCAGCAAGCTGGCCCTTCACTGCAATGCGATAATCAcgcaggaggaggagcgggACTATGAGATCATCGCCTTCGGGCCGGTCATCGAGCCGTATGTGGGGGAGGACTGTGTGGTGGCGCGGccccagcaggagcagctggCCAGTGCCTGGGGCAATGCGCTGCCGCTGATCATCGGCGCCAACTCCTTCGAGGGCCTCTTCTCCTACCAGACCACTCTGCAGGATGCCCTTCACATGCTGAGCGCCTTCGAGGCGCTCATTCCCCGCCAGGTGCGCGATGTCATCGACCAGGACGACCTGAACGAAATGGTCAGCCGGCTGAAGGTCGCCTactttggtgaccccgaccgCGGCAGCATGGAGCTGTTCGAGTGCCTGCACATCCTGAGCACCAAGAACTTTTGGCACGACATCCACCGCACGCTGCTCGCCCGATCGGTCTATGCCCCGGCCACGGCCACCTATCTGTACCGCTTCGACATGGACTCGCCGCACTTCAACCACTATCGGAACCTCAAGTGCGGCCGGAAGGTGCGCGGCGTCTGCCATGCCGATGACATCTCCTACATGTTCTACGGCATACTCTCCAGCAAGCTGGACAAGGCCACGCCCGAGTACCGGACCATTGAGCGCCTGATTGCCATGTGGACATCGTTTGCCATCACCGGGGATCCCAACTGCGAGACCATTGCGCCGGTCAAATGGGATCCCCTGCGTCCCGGCGGTCCCGAGCTGTGCCTCAACATTGCCGATGGCCTGGAGTTTATTCCGCTGCCCGAGAGCAAACAGTTTGTCGTGTGGGACAGCTTCTATACCAGGGAGAGCCTATACTGA